Proteins co-encoded in one Apium graveolens cultivar Ventura unplaced genomic scaffold, ASM990537v1 ctg6256, whole genome shotgun sequence genomic window:
- the LOC141703134 gene encoding pectinesterase-like: MGSAKKITVIGLSAVVLVAVVVAVAVGVNKGGGDGKSSGGKVATASKAVNTMCQPCDYKDACAQSLQNANSTDPRELIKVGFEVAITDMKGAISNSSTLQEAEKDPRTSDAYGICKDLLNTAIDDLHRSFDKVGKFEMDKMDDYIADLKTWLSGVITHQDTCIDAFQNTTGDAGEKMKKVLKSASELSSNALAMVSELTNMISNIDIPGFDLKKQKRRLLSNDQFPEWVDHPQRRLLQSNPKPNAVVAQDGSGQFKTVNDALKTVPLKNTAPFIIQIKAGIYKEYVDVPRHVDNVVFIGEGATKTKITGNKNFIDGVNTYKTATVAVNGDGFMAKDIGFENSAGAEKHQAVALRVSADRTVFYRCQLDGYQDTLYTHTYRQFYRECTITGTIDFIFGDAAAVFQSCTMKVRKPMANQGCMVTAQGRKEKRGTGGLILQNCTISAEADVLSMNPAPKQYLGRPWKEFSRTIIMQSFIDKNIDPEGWSPWTGNFGQDTCFYAEFNNRGPGSDTSKRVKWKGIQNIKQQDADTFTAGKFIQGDTWVKNSQVPYDSAMMKV; encoded by the exons atgggATCGGCGAAAAAGATCACTGTGATTGGCTTGTCTGCTGTTGTCCTGGTTGCAGTGGTGGTAGCCGTGGCAGTAGGTGTAAACAAAGGTGGCGGTGATGGGAAAAGCAGTGGTGGTAAAGTTGCGACAGCAAGCAAAGCTGTGAATACAATGTGTCAACCTTGTGACTACAAAGATGCTTGTGCACAGAGTCTTCAAAATGCCAATTCAACAGACCCTAGAGAACTTATCAAAGTTGGATTTGAGGTAGCTATTACCGACATGAAAGGCGCGATTAGCAACTCCTCAACTCTCCAAGAAGCTGAGAAAGATCCACGTACTTCCGATGCTTATGGCATTTGTAAAGATCTTTTGAACACTGCCATTGATGATTTGCACAGGTCTTTTGATAAAGTTGGTAAATTTGAAATGGACAAGATGGATGATTACATTGCGGATTTAAAAACATGGCTCAGTGGAGTGATTACTCATCAGGATACTTGTATTGATGCATTCCAAAACACAACAGGGGATGCAGGAGAAAAAATGAAGAAAGTTCTGAAATCAGCTTCTGAGCTTTCTAGCAATGCACTAGCAATGGTTAGTGAGTTAACCAACATGATTTCAAATATCGACATCCCCGGATTTGATCTTAAGAAACAGAAGAGGAGACTTCTTTCTAATGATCAGTTCCCAGAGTGGGTTGATCATCCTCAGAGGAGACTGCTTCAATCGAATCCTAAACCTAATGCAGTCGTTGCTCAGGACGGCTCAGGCCAGTTCAAGACTGTTAATGATGCCCTTAAAACAGTCCCGCTAAAAAACACAGCTCCCTTTATCATTCAAATTAAGGCTGGTATTTATAAGGAGTATGTTGACGTCCCCAGGCACGTAGACAATGTCGTCTTCATTGGTGAAGGTGCCACCAAAACCAAGATTACCGGAAACAAGAATTTCATTGACGGCGTCAATACCTACAAAACTGCAACCGTTG CTGTTAATGGAGACGGATTCATGGCTAAGGACATTGGATTCGAGAACTCAGCAGGAGCCGAAAAGCACCAAGCTGTTGCACTTCGAGTATCAGCTGACCGAACTGTCTTCTACAGATGCCAATTGGATGGTTACCAAGACACACTCTACACACACACTTACCGTCAATTCTACCGTGAATGCACCATCACAGGAACAATCGATTTCATCTTCGGGGATGCAGCTGCAGTCTTCCAAAGCTGCACAATGAAGGTAAGAAAGCCCATGGCCAATCAAGGGTGCATGGTAACAGCTCAAGGACGAAAAGAGAAACGTGGAACTGGTGGCCTTATCCTCCAAAACTGCACCATTTCCGCAGAAGCAGATGTGCTGTCTATGAACCCCGCACCAAAACAGTACCTAGGACGACCTTGGAAAGAATTTTCTCGAACAATAATAATGCaatcatttatcgataaaaacATTGATCCTGAAGGATGGTCACCCTGGACCGGCAATTTCGGACAGGACACTTGTTTCTATGCAGAGTTCAATAACAGAGGACCGGGATCAGATACATCCAAACGGGTGAAGTGGAAGGGTATACAAAATATTAAACAACAAGATGCTGATACATTTACTGCAGGTAAATTTATTCAAGGTGACACATGGGTCAAAAACAGTCAAGTTCCTTATGATTCTGCAATGATGAAAGTGTAA